In one Bacillus thuringiensis genomic region, the following are encoded:
- a CDS encoding coproporphyrinogen III oxidase, with translation MLLISIKTLQDDRFLRPLQNIGGLFFEDSTIGFEQEEANLIVDIHIEDNVKASARLTDVSTGNVYEETFSKDLSAFTDEKERMKQVKHVVSYVYLSVLQQLTGIEQSWGILTGVRPTKLLHKMLQNGMSKEEAHQELRESYLIHEEKIELLQRIVDCQLAVVPDLYRLKEEVSIYIGIPFCPTKCAYCTFPAYAINGRQGSVDSFLGGLHYEVREIGKFLKEKGVTVTTIYYGGGTPTSITAEEMDMLYEEMYEAFPDVKNVREVTVEAGRPDTITPAKLEVLNKWNIDRISINPQSYHQETLKAIGRHHTVEETIEKYHLAREMGMNNINMDLIIGLPGEGLDIFKHTLDETEKLMPESLTVHTLSFKRASEMTQNKRKYKVAGREEITAMMHEAEEWTQKHNYVPYYLYRQKNILGNLENVGYAMPTQESIYNIVIMEEVQSIIGLGCGASSKFVHPKTGAITHFANPKDPKSYNDGFVKYTEDKLKILEELFA, from the coding sequence ATGTTGTTAATTTCAATTAAAACGTTACAAGATGATCGTTTTTTACGTCCGCTACAAAATATTGGCGGCTTATTTTTTGAAGATAGTACGATTGGATTTGAACAAGAGGAAGCGAATCTTATCGTTGATATACACATTGAGGATAATGTGAAAGCATCCGCTCGATTAACGGATGTTAGCACAGGAAATGTGTATGAAGAAACATTCTCGAAAGATTTATCTGCTTTCACAGATGAAAAAGAGCGTATGAAGCAAGTGAAACACGTTGTTTCTTATGTATATCTTTCTGTTCTTCAGCAGTTAACTGGTATTGAACAAAGCTGGGGTATTTTAACCGGAGTACGTCCGACGAAACTTCTTCATAAAATGCTTCAAAATGGTATGTCAAAAGAAGAAGCGCATCAAGAGCTTCGTGAAAGTTATTTAATTCATGAAGAGAAAATTGAACTTCTTCAGCGCATTGTTGATTGCCAATTAGCAGTTGTTCCGGATTTATACCGTTTGAAAGAAGAAGTAAGTATTTATATCGGTATTCCGTTCTGCCCAACGAAGTGTGCATATTGTACATTCCCGGCTTATGCGATTAATGGACGCCAAGGCTCTGTTGATTCGTTCTTAGGTGGTTTACATTATGAAGTTCGTGAAATTGGTAAGTTTTTAAAAGAAAAAGGTGTAACAGTTACGACGATTTATTACGGCGGCGGTACACCGACAAGTATTACAGCAGAAGAGATGGATATGCTGTATGAAGAAATGTATGAAGCGTTCCCAGATGTGAAAAATGTGCGTGAAGTAACAGTTGAGGCAGGTCGCCCAGATACGATCACGCCAGCAAAGCTAGAAGTGTTAAATAAATGGAACATTGACCGTATTAGTATTAATCCGCAGTCATACCATCAAGAGACACTAAAAGCAATTGGACGTCATCATACTGTAGAAGAAACAATTGAGAAATACCATTTAGCTCGTGAAATGGGAATGAACAATATTAATATGGACTTAATTATTGGTCTTCCTGGTGAAGGGTTAGATATCTTCAAACATACGTTAGATGAAACAGAAAAGTTAATGCCAGAATCATTAACAGTTCATACGTTATCATTTAAACGTGCTTCTGAAATGACGCAAAACAAACGTAAATATAAAGTAGCAGGTCGCGAAGAAATTACAGCGATGATGCACGAAGCAGAAGAGTGGACGCAAAAGCATAATTACGTACCATATTACCTATATCGTCAAAAGAATATTTTAGGTAACTTAGAGAACGTTGGTTATGCAATGCCGACGCAAGAAAGTATTTACAACATTGTTATTATGGAAGAAGTACAATCGATTATCGGACTTGGCTGTGGTGCATCAAGTAAATTTGTTCACCCGAAGACGGGGGCAATTACGCACTTCGCAAATCCGAAAGATCCAAAATCATATAACGATGGCTTCGTAAAATATACAGAAGACAAACTGAAAATTTTAGAAGAGCTATTTGCATAA